ATCGTCGGCAGTAACGTCTTAATCGGGTAAGGTTGTCCCCTTCTCTGAAGAGGAAATCGCTGTCGATTGGACGGCTCGAAAGATAACGACTCGACTGCTTGGGCAAGCGAATTCAGAGAATGTTGCGTCGAAACCTGCTTTTTCCTTCACTCCTTTCCCCTCTTCTCATCTTTCTCGTAGCTGTTATTcttctctttcgtttttcCAGGGGATGATATACCTTCACGAGTCGCCGGTCCGATTTCACGGAGCACTGAGCACGTCCAACTGTCTTGTCGACTCCCGTTGGGTGGTAAAACTTGCGGACTTTGGTCTCCGCGAATTCAAGAGAAACGCCGAGTGCGAACCGACTGATATAATTAAGAAATACGAAGGTAAAAAGAAGGTTTGCGGCTCGCGgttccttcaattttcgacacgTTTCAACCCACCCCAAAGCCTCGTGTTCTCCTTACGTTGGTTGCAGGGCTGCTGTATCGGGCACCAGAACTTCTCCGTTCGCCCCAAATAAGAGAACCCTCGATTCGGGACTACCAGAAGGGTGACGTGTATTCCTTCGGGATTGTTCTCTACGAGATACAAGGACGCCACGGGCCCTTCGGCATCACCGACTTATCTGCTCCGGAGATTCTGAAGAGAGTTATCACTCGCAAACCGGGGAAGCCACCGTACAGGTAACTTTATGCCGATGTAACACATGGTCTTCCCGTAGGTATGTATGCGAATGGCTAGAATCCATCGTGTATGGATATGTAAATCAGCCTTCGATACTGCCAGGGGTCCTGCTGCTGTGATTCTGAGAAACGTCTTTTCAGCTCTTTTCATCCATTCTTATCGCTCGCTTCTTTTCCCTTTATACgactttctttctcttcgcaGACCGCCGTTCGACAAGCTGGAAAACAGTTTCGACTTCGTTCGGGATTGCCTGGTCGAATGTTGGGCTGAGAACCCGGATGATCGGCCAGACTTCAAAGTAGTCAGAAACAGACTGCGTCCCCTGAAAAAAGGCATGTGAGTACGAAGATAAGTTTGCCACCCATTCATTCGGGAACTTTATTCGTCGTCGTTTTTTCAGGAAACCAAACATATTCGACAACATGATGGCTATGATGGAGAAATACGCTACGAATTTGGAAGTACTCGTCGACGAGAGAACCGATCAGCTGatcgaggaaaagaaaaaaacaggtCACTGTTATCTTTAACCCGGATTACCGGTTTTTATCGAATTGCGAATaacaggaaaaaaatgtcCTGTTGCGGAAAGGTTTTTTTGTCGGGACTTAAAATTGTATCCGAACACCCTCGGCTTGTTAGAGTTCAATTTTTGGAAGTGAGGTATCCAAACCTCTGCCATGAGACAAACTTATCGATACATGCCTGACTATGAAGTTCTACCCATGACTGGCATCGACACGGTGAAACATGCAGTACTGATCGTGAGCGAGCGTCAAGTCGTCAATGGCGCGACGAGCTCTGTTCACCATGTCGATGTCAGACTCCCCCCAAACCAGGTATCCTTCCATTACCAGACGGCTTTCCATTGCTTGATCCTCAgacgcgctcctgtacgagatgcTTCCACGATACGTCGCCGAGCAACTGAAACGGGGGCACAAAGTCGAGGCGGAGGGATTTGACTGCGTGACAATATACTTCAGCGACATAGTCGGGTTCACGTCGATGTCAGCGGAAAGCACACCGTTGCAGGTTCGTGGAATGTGCGTACATGAGAGTATTGTCGCGGTGCAGGGCGCGGTTGCGATAGCGGTAGGCGGTTCTAACGGCAGCTCAGCTCTGATGGAATGACCGTTTGATATACATACGTGTTGGCGTCTAGGTGGTCGACTTCCTGAACGACCTGTACACGTGCTTCGACTCGACGATAGAAAACTACGACGTGTACAAGGTGGAGACGATCGGAGATGCCTACATGGTGGTGAGTCCCTCCCTCTCTACCTCCATCCGAGACCTGAAACAGTGGATCCGTGTCACCGTGTCGACGGTTGGATTCTTCCTCGCGTTTTGTTTCTtgttcttcctttttcttatTATCTTTTTTACAGGTCAGTGGACTTCCCATCAGAAATGGCAATCAGCACGCGGGCGAAATTGCCACGATGTCTTTGTGCCTTCTCAACGCTGTTAAACAGTTCAGCATACGTCACAGACCTCTCGACAAGCTACAACTTCGCATCGGTATTCATTCGGGTGAGTCTTGATACCGTATATCACTCTAGACAACGTGTATATCCTCGACATGCAAATTGGTTTCGCAGTCTTTTTTCAATGCTCCGGCAACGCAGGCTATATACTATCGgcttcaaaatttcattcgcaCAAATGTGACGACCGCTTCTACGTTAACTCGCAATTGCGTACCGGGTAAtgcttgaatatttttagccTGTTTTTCTCCGCGTGCAATATCAAAGCCGAGAAACAACAGGCACGAAACTCTGCGGTGAATGGACTGCCTCGGAAAGAGAACGTGATAGTCCTATTATTCAAGTTTCCCGAGTGGTCAAGGAAACAGGAATAGTTATTGCATGATAATGTGTTACCATTACCGTCTCGGGCTGGTCGATAAATCGTGCCTGAAGCATGAAACACATTCTCCGCATTGGGAGTTAAACCATTTTTCACAAGAATAGCCGGGACGTTCGCGTCAGTCGTTCTGGGATGGTCGGGAGCGCCCATCGTCTTTGGGTTATGGCCCATTTCTTCGGCTGCAAAATGATGATGATTTCAACCAATCCGGAGTAATGGCAAAGATTCGGAGCAGTCTACATTTCTGTAGTTTAGTCCCCAACAGAATACGTATGGAAGAAGCATTACGCCACGGCTGAACGCCTCCGTCTTATAGTCTACTGGGGTTATGCTCGTTCTCCATACCCCCGGTAGAGGCGTCGTGCCGTATCCTTTCGCCTTTGAAGTGATTCACCACCAAGTCGAGGCATCGGAAACAACACTTGTATGTCCAAATCTCTGTTCTGCGGAACCAGATCACGACTCCAGTTTGCATTGCGCTTCAGTGCAGAGCTATTCTGGTCTCTCGCTACTGAGACAAAGACCGCGGTACTTCCGACACTTTCACCCTGTTTTCCGCTTAACCTTTCGTCAATATTTCACTcgtgtcgattttttttccacaaagaGTACTTCTCGCGAGTTCGAAATACCTCCTTGTATTTTGTGCTTCACTTCTCACGAATCGAGATATTCCGTCGGTAGAAGAGTCTCTGAGTAAGATGTAAGTTTTCGGACCATTCGTGGAATGAACGCCCTTTTTTCGACCAAACAGCACGGTTAAAGGTCCAATTTTCCATCGGTGACTGCGAATCGATGTCGTAGTACTTCGCAAACGAAGCCTCTCCGCCACAAATCTCTCGAATGATAATATCCGGAACATCAGTTAGACAACAATGTGCCCGTTAATCTCCCTTGAAAGACATCTATCCCATTGAGACGGATAAAAAGCACGACTTTTCACCAGAGCGGGTATAGAACGAACATCGCAATATTTATAGGAATGCGTATACCGCCTTCCTTCTTACAATTCTAGACCGTTACGGCGTGAAACAAAACTCACGGTTTCTTTCGATGTCATGGGAAAGAGCTTTCGCAATAAAGATTCCAGAATGTCAGTGTCCAGAGAGAACTCGTATACGAATTTCCTAAGTCACGCCGGCCAAGTGTACTATTGCGATTGTCGTATGTACTCCGTAATTGAAAACCCGGAACTCCTCTGACGcagtatttgttttttcaaaaacaggACCAGTATGCGCGGGTGTGGTTGGTCTGAAAATGCCGCGATACTGCCTCTTCGGTGACACGGTGAACACGGCGAGTCGGATGGAGTCAACGGGCCAACGTAAGAACCATTAAAGCAGAACCCGAGCTGACCTCCGACTGCACTGCACGCGGCAGCGGCGATAATCGTGCACCGACTAACGCGaatcgtttttgaattttccaacAGCGTTGAAGATCCACTGCAGCTGGGAGACGAAGCGACTTCTGGACGAAGTCGGCGGCTTCCACCTGGTGGAACGCGGCGTTGTCTCGATGAAGGGAAAGGGCGAGCGTCTGACCTACTGGCTCATCGGGGAGGACCCTTTCCTCCAGCAGCAGAGATCGAAGGAACGGTTAGCCCGTCGTTCCCAGCAGCCGTCGTCCTGCGGAGGAGTCTCAGCCACCGGAGAGTCCTCGGCGCCGCGGAGCTCGTTGAAGAACAAGTCCCTAGTAAGAAAGACCTTCCTAAGGTGCTCGAGCGAGTCCCCGAAGCGGTTGAGGTTCGCCAGCTCGGATCAGCTCGACCAGCAGACTCAGCGAAGCGGAAGTCGACTCGAATCCATAGCCGACAACAGTCCCTGCAAGAAGCGGCCATCCTGCGGCCTCGGAGGCTCCGGATGCATGGAGACGATGCGCTCCGCAAGCTCGTCCTGTCCCTGCGTCGAAAAGCTCTGCGACTCGGAGCCCTCCCCGTCGATCCTGAACGCGGAACCGGAAGTCTTACGCGCCGAGGCGAACGGCGGGCTTCCGATGGCCGGAAGCGTTCCGGTCTTGCGGAGCGACTGCAGCCGTATCGGGCCCCGGAATTTTCGGCTCAAGCCGAATCTGGGCCTGCAGATGGTCTGCAGGTCCGCGCCCAGCAGCCCGAGGCACAGTTCTCTGGTCGTCGACGCTCCGCGTCGCGACACCCAGTCGACGGAGGAAATCGACGGGTGGGACTCCACCCCGCTCATATACTCGGCCAGCCAGTGTCCCGACTGACTGAGCGGCTGAGTGTCACCGCATTTTCGGCCGCTTTGTGTTTTTTGAGCTTTAATAAAGGCGCGGGTTTGTTCGCTTTATCGCGGGGGCAGCTCGCGATATTACGCCGCCTGGAAAATATCGCCCTCCGGCTTTTCCGCGGCTCGGTATAATGCCGGCATAACGGTTGAAAGCTGCGGAGGACGAGCGAGTCGGCGGTATTGCTATTCTAGCCAGTCACAGTAAATCTTTACTTCATCTTAATCTCGCCGAATGAGGGTAGGTGACGTAATGGCTCGTTATGCCCCGTTTTTATTCCCGTCATAAATAAGCCGGTAAATTTAAATGACATAATAAAGTGTCCTGTACCAAAGTCTGCTCCTCCGTTATATCTACGACCGAcgcgttaaaaatatttacccgTCCTCGTACCCGGCTCGTTAAATAACGCGGATCACGCTGATTAGTACGTTTAAATTAATCCTTCACCCTCCTCATTCTTCTCCCGTCCCCCCACCATCTCGCTAATTAGTCGAGTCAAAACTCTTTCTCTCCGTCtccttctctccctctctccctccctctctctctctctctctctctctctctctctctctctctctctctctctctctctctctaattCCCAGCTTTGCTCAActcgataaaatttcaccgcGCGCGTTATAGTTTAGCGTCGTTACgattttctacattttacTCCCGTCGCCTTCAATTCATTCCGATTTCGACTAATTGCCGACCGAAATAGTCCTCTCAGTCTAGCTAAATATCTTTGATGTTCGTACGAAGTATATCAAGAGCCATGATGTGTCTTTGATCAATCCGATCAATTTTCACATGTGTCATGTCTTTGTGTATAATGTTCAATTCAAGATCGTAATCTACTGCCTAATGCCTAATCCCTGTACTATCCGAAAAGTTTTAATCAATTCAGTTGTTCACACTGACAGCAgactgtagaaaaaaaaaaaaaatgttggtaaAAATATCCTGATCGTAGGATATCCTCAAATATTATATATcctgtgaaatttcaaaagacTTTGACAAAGGCTGTCCCTCGGAATAACCGGTTCTACTTTGACCACCCCGTAGCAGTGAAACCTGACGACGTCTGAGAAATTGACTTTTACATTGTTATACAACTTCAGAAGATAATCGAGTAAAAGAATTCTCCGAGGGCTCATCgggatttcaataattttttttctctcaagaTACGAATCGGATCTTTTTACTGAAGGAGAGAATAAAGAATATTGAAGCGCGGGTGACTGGGACTCAATTGAGGCAGGCGAGTAACTTCTTGCAATATTTAATAATCTTGTTTGgattcttcatatttttaacCCGTGAATTGTTTGAAGTGAGATATACACACCAGATATTACACAAAAAGGGGTTACGTATTGCAGTATCTAGCATCCATTATTACtgcattaaaaattgaataagattatataatatacacagaTTTACGATTAGGCGTAAGTTTTATTATAGCTTAGACAATCAAAAAGGCTCGTGCTTTTATTGATACACTTACTCAAGTATAAGTCAATGCATGTGTAACACACaggtatgtgtatacatatatgcataaatTTTACCCAACTGGTAATATCGTATTTTGTCAAGCATAtagttatttatatattatacaaatatatataatatatatatctagTCAATTTCGAATCTGCTATTGTTTTATTCCAAATGAATTTATATATGCGTAAAAGTTGATTGTCACAATCGCTTGGtcattttttacgatattACATTCGTCGACATTGCCTATGTATACTTGATATGTGATTCATCGATGAGAGACGTATCGATGAACTAGGAATTGAAaagacaaataaataaataatcaaaaggACACGAGCTTATTCTGACGCTCGAGAACAACGTGATGAAATATATctaatatatgaataaattgttaaatatatAATGAAAACTTGAACTGTCAAATGTGAGTTTCGATCAGACgacagtaatttttttttatcctgcctaaaagaagaaacggaaaacgagatagaaaaaaaatccctatTGCACgtgaattatattatacgacACACGTTGCGTACAtaagaatttcaattcgttatATCGTGGAATACGACGCATCGATAGCATCAGAATTTCCTCCACATTCTGAAAAGTTATGCagcaattttttctattcgacACTCCGGCCTCGATCTCGGAGAAAGTTAATAATTCAAACCGAAATTTCTCCATAGATCCGCGGACCGGAAATGGATGGTTATGTGTATTGAAATGAGGCGGTTAACGTAAGCGGTACTCGCCGATATTAGGATCGAGAACATATTGCATGGGAACGGCAATTGGCGGTGAGGATATTGGCAAACTAATTTGCGCGTCACGTGGTATAAAATACGACAAGTTTGCAGCGCGGTATTAGCAGAATTAAGCTTCCTGGTTACTGAAACAATTCCATCGAAGGAAATTGGAACACGACCTCCGAGGCACCGCGTGACTGCAAAGCCGCTTACCACGGCAGTTTATCTTTCCTTTGAAAGTTTGCACGTCGAAGAGAGCCGTGAGCCGTATTAGCAATGTCAACTCGGCGTATTTCTTTCCCAGCAAGGAGCGccatttcaaatttgaatcggCCGCTCGATTCCCCCGCAATTATGCAACCAGGGTAACACGCAGGCGATGCGTTGCCGTCCCTGAGTAAACAGCGCCTGCCAAAACCACGAGCCTCGTCATCGTCGATACATCATTTGTACATGTTCCGAAGGACTGTGAAGTACGAGTAGGACGAGGATAGAATCTGGAAAAATTggtcaatttttgtaaatacgaGTATCAACTGCCTTTAACAGTTTCATCCGGTCTAACAGTGTGATTATTGTTTTAAACACAAATTACTGACACAGATTTCTTAGAATTTTACAACGTTCCTTTAACAAGCTGGaaggttttgaaaaaatgttaccaATTACCGATagcgaatgaataaatcaaaCCGGACTCGATAAGGTCTGAATCCATTTTACTGCTCActgtgaaagaaaataaacactGCCTCTGAACCtgcatttttttccaaaacagTGTAAACGAAGCGAATTATACTTACGAAGCCGAGACTCTCCAGGtccatttgaaaaatcgttccAGCAGACATGTGAAGGGATTTTTGAGATGCTCGCATGATTAGCAAAACCGTCGAACGGTCTTTGACGGGCAACTCGTACCAGCACGAGTTCCACAAATCCTCGGCAACGTTCACACTCTAAAACGTATTCTTATCTAAATTTCTTATCAAGCCGCGCACACAAACGATAATACAAAGCATTTAAACAAAAGTTCATACCGCGCGCTTCAGACGATCTCCAAATTTACTAATCAGCCAGTTCTGTCCGATAACGGCCGATATGTACATGACCGACTTGAAGAAACTCGATTTATCCCCGTTTAAGAAACTCTGAAAATAAACAACGAACTTCTTTCAAGAATTCATCAACAGTGTCCGTTACCAGAGACAATTAAGACAGAATTCCAGGACTGTCCGAACACGATACAGATTGTCGTGTCTCCGTGCTTCTATTCCGAAAACTCTTTATCGCTGCAACAAGTGATTAATTTTAGACTTTACCGTGTCAGAGTCGAATAAAATACGTACGACGAACGCGTAGAATCCGCAGCCGCCGATAAGCGCCGCAACGAGAACCGATTGAAAGAGGAGAGTGCAGTAGTACACGCGATTAAGTTCGGCGACGAAGCTGAAAATCGATGGAAAAGAGCACGGTGAATATAAGTCATGGGGAAAAAAGCATCGAAGACGGTAAGAGAGTTTGTCATCGATCGACTAGTTACCTGACAACGTCGGAATGCTCGTCGACGGATCTCTCGAGAAACCGACGATGGGAATCGAAGTCGGCAAGCTTACCTGAAAAATCGGTACGTGGTTACGTAACCGATAATTCTGCGGGGAAGTTAGGCGGTAGTTACTTACGCGGAGGGTGTTGCGGTCCTTCCGCGTCGCGTCCAACGCTCCGGAGCCGTTCGCCAAGAGCTTCGAGTCTGCGCGCAGCCTCGGCGTACATACCGACCATGAAGAAATCGGCGCCAAGGACGCCGAGGATGGCGATCGAGAGAGCGGCGGTGTTCCAGGCGTAGGCAAGGGCGAAGTCGAGGTCGGTTTCGACGCCGAGTAGCGACGTCCCGACGCTCGGGAGCCGATGGGCGTCGGCGTCGGGGGCTCCGAAGTAAAGAGGGGAGAGGAAAGCGACGACGATGAGAATCCAGACCACGAAGAAGAGCTTGATGAGCAGCGCGGCCTCCGCGTCGTTGCGGACGAACCGCGTCCGCTCGGCCGCGCTTGAGGCCGCGGCACGGCGCCGCTGTATTTCGGCGATCCAACCCTCGACGCGAGGTCCGTTCAGCACAAGGGTGTTCTGCTTGACGAGGATGACGATCAGCGCCGCAAGGATGACGCCGCGGTCGGCGAGGGCGTCCACCTCACTCCGGTGCTCGACGACCTCGACGGTCGTCAGGAGGGTGACGACGAAGGTCGAGGGCAGGGCAAAGGCGAAGTAGCCGGTGTAGAACGCCTTGTAGAACCAAGGGTGGCGGGGCGGTGGAAGGGCGAGGAGACCCGTCACGCTGAGGAAGAGGAGCGTCGGTCTCAGGGCGATTATACGACGCCTCGGAAAGGAGGGTGGAAACCGCATCGTCGTCGCTTCGCCCGCTAAGGGACTGCGGACGAGTTCCTACCCGGCCAGCAACGCAGC
The sequence above is drawn from the Neodiprion pinetum isolate iyNeoPine1 chromosome 2, iyNeoPine1.2, whole genome shotgun sequence genome and encodes:
- the LOC138190400 gene encoding odorant receptor 49a-like codes for the protein MRFPPSFPRRRIIALRPTLLFLSVTGLLALPPPRHPWFYKAFYTGYFAFALPSTFVVTLLTTVEVVEHRSEVDALADRGVILAALIVILVKQNTLVLNGPRVEGWIAEIQRRRAAASSAAERTRFVRNDAEAALLIKLFFVVWILIVVAFLSPLYFGAPDADAHRLPSVGTSLLGVETDLDFALAYAWNTAALSIAILGVLGADFFMVGMYAEAARRLEALGERLRSVGRDAEGPQHPPRKLADFDSHRRFLERSVDEHSDVVSFVAELNRVYYCTLLFQSVLVAALIGGCGFYAFVVRILFDSDTSFLNGDKSSFFKSVMYISAVIGQNWLISKFGDRLKRASVNVAEDLWNSCWYELPVKDRSTVLLIMRASQKSLHMSAGTIFQMDLESLGFILSSSYSYFTVLRNMYK